The Alnus glutinosa chromosome 7, dhAlnGlut1.1, whole genome shotgun sequence genome includes a region encoding these proteins:
- the LOC133873261 gene encoding zinc finger protein ZAT9-like has translation MEEDYQYHGFKGSGELPCSEETKKMLARVSSDDHRIHVCDLCNKKFSSGKALSGHRRIHSHHPSDHPNKKIKNQVHASSSSSSSSSVEGLNYGDGEYQCSCCAKKFSSVKSLSGHMRYHPDRNWKGIRPPQLLLAPPRSSPPPTRPSPATTSVPSSLAPISPQEEEGDDKDLDPLTAHEEEEEKEDGDHISSPTATMGPALPKWSKTGMRGRKSLVIGPPEVKPDNSTLLTRLLCPTLQAADNLMSLVRRTYQDGLHVDQIDGIKVGFDQESLDVKHEGGILNHNMETNEKMNWKPRESAVEAQIEKKIKKIFKCSTCSKSFSTFQALGGHRSSHHKDKTSTPTRMVQVKETREFREHQCNVCSKTFPTGQALGGHKKRHRGGPLPGEVVVDDSQTAGAIVPLPLPEEATETDAKVEELATKTSVAKVLDFDLNCPYVMEEEEED, from the coding sequence ATGGAGGAGGATTATCAGTACCATGGGTTTAAAGGCTCCGGCGAGTTACCTTGCTCGGAAGAGACAAAGAAGATGCTTGCCCGTGTTTCATCGGATGATCACCGCATCCACGTCTGCGACTTGTGCAATAAAAAGTTTTCCTCCGGAAAGGCTCTCAGTGGTCACCGGCGGATTCACTCTCATCACCCTTCTGATCACCCCAATAAGAAGATCAAGAATCAGGTacatgcttcttcttcttcttcttcttcttcttcagtggAAGGTCTAAATTATGGCGACGGCGAATACCAATGCTCTTGTTGTGCCAAGAAATTCTCGTCCGTCAAGTCCTTGTCCGGACACATGAGGTACCATCCAGATAGGAACTGGAAGGGAATTCGGCCTCCTCAACTTCTACTTGCACCCCCACGCTCCTCCCCTCCGCCCACCCGCCCATCTCCCGCTACCACGTCGGTGCCGTCGAGCTTGGCTCCTATATCTccccaagaagaagaaggagatgatAAGGACTTGGACCCTCTAACAGCCCAcgaagaggaggaagaaaaagaggacgGTGATCATATTTCTTCACCCACAGCAACTATGGGACCAGCCTTGCCCAAATGGTCCAAGACCGGCATGAGAGGCAGAAAAAGTCTAGTAATTGGTCCGCCTGAAGTTAAGCCCGACAACAGTACTCTATTGACTCGTCTTCTTTGCCCAACTCTTCAGGCTGCTGATAATCTAATGTCCCTAGTTCGAAGGACTTACCAAGATGGTCTACATGTCGACCAAATTGATGGCATAAAGGTTGGGTTTGATCAAGAATCCTTGGATGTCAAACATGAAGGAGGAATTCTCAATCACAACATGGAGACGAATGAGAAGATGAATTGGAAGCCAAGAGAGAGTGCAGTTGAGGCACAAAttgagaaaaagataaaaaagataTTCAAATGCAGCACTTGTAGTAAAAGCTTCTCAACTTTTCAGGCATTGGGAGGGCATAGATCCAGCCATCACAAAGATAAGACCAGCACTCCGACTCGCATGGTCCAGGTTAAAGAAACAAGAGAATTTCGAGAGCACCAGTGCAACGTATGCTCCAAGACATTCCCAACAGGTCAAGCTCTAGGAGGCCACAAGAAGCGCCACCGGGGAGGGCCATTACCCGGTGAAGTCGTGGTGGATGACAGCCAGACTGCCGGTGCTATAGTGCCGTTGCCGTTGCCGGAAGAAGCAACTGAGACTGATGCCAAAGTGGAGGAATTAGCAACCAAGACTAGTGTTGCCAAAGTGTTGGACTTCGATCTCAACTGCCCTTACGttatggaggaggaggaggaggattaA